One segment of Streptomyces sp. NBC_00576 DNA contains the following:
- a CDS encoding M1 family metallopeptidase, with product MALSRSARLGAVATAAASFLVIAASSHPAPGADGIGDSYFPQLGNGGFDARHYALDLAYNPDTDRLDGRTTITARATQNLSSFDLDLQKLEVTRVEVNGRRAQFTRQGDEIRITPRGSLSKGREFEVAVTYGGVPEPLTGPIVFGSDYGWMKTPDGVFVACEPNAASTWFPSSDHPDDKAAFDIRIKAPKGLTAVSNGRLVSTYDKGGSTYTHWREKKQMATYLATATIGKFDVKTGVTPGGTPIYVAIDPVLANSNSVDVYAVTAEATDYWSKVFGPYPFEETGAIVDDMPAAGFSLETQTKPVYSAVRNETTIVHELAHQWFGDSVSTERWKDIWLNEGFATYSQWLWAEYKGTRSAHDSFLAGYNSRPAANAFWQIVVGDPQRDTMFASAVYQRGAMTLQMLRERIGDPAFFKLLPTWTRLHKYGNANTDDFIRLAEKISGQQLDDLFQTWLFTTGKPVL from the coding sequence ATGGCACTCTCCCGTTCGGCACGTTTAGGGGCCGTCGCCACCGCGGCGGCCTCTTTCCTTGTCATCGCCGCTTCCTCACACCCGGCCCCGGGGGCCGACGGCATCGGTGACTCCTACTTCCCGCAGCTCGGCAACGGCGGCTTCGACGCCCGCCACTACGCCCTCGACCTCGCGTACAACCCGGACACCGACCGACTCGACGGCCGTACGACCATCACCGCCCGCGCGACCCAGAACCTCTCGTCCTTCGATCTGGACCTCCAGAAGCTGGAGGTCACGCGGGTCGAAGTGAACGGCAGACGCGCCCAGTTCACGCGCCAGGGCGACGAGATCCGCATAACACCCCGCGGCTCCCTGTCCAAGGGGCGGGAGTTCGAGGTCGCCGTCACCTACGGCGGCGTGCCCGAACCGCTCACCGGACCCATCGTCTTCGGCTCCGACTACGGGTGGATGAAGACGCCCGACGGTGTCTTCGTCGCCTGTGAACCCAATGCCGCCTCCACCTGGTTCCCGTCCAGCGACCACCCCGACGACAAGGCCGCCTTCGACATCCGGATCAAGGCGCCGAAGGGGCTGACCGCCGTCTCCAACGGCCGGCTGGTCTCGACGTACGACAAGGGTGGCTCGACGTACACCCACTGGCGTGAGAAGAAGCAGATGGCGACCTACCTCGCCACCGCGACCATCGGGAAGTTCGACGTCAAGACGGGCGTCACGCCCGGCGGGACGCCGATCTACGTGGCCATCGACCCGGTGCTCGCGAACAGCAACAGCGTCGACGTGTACGCGGTGACGGCCGAGGCCACGGACTACTGGTCGAAGGTCTTCGGGCCGTATCCGTTCGAGGAGACCGGGGCGATCGTCGACGACATGCCGGCGGCCGGGTTCTCGCTGGAGACGCAGACCAAACCGGTGTACTCGGCCGTGCGCAACGAGACGACCATCGTGCACGAGCTGGCCCACCAGTGGTTCGGCGACTCCGTGTCGACGGAGCGCTGGAAGGACATCTGGCTCAACGAGGGTTTCGCGACCTACTCCCAGTGGCTGTGGGCCGAGTACAAGGGCACCCGCTCGGCGCACGACTCCTTCCTCGCCGGGTACAACTCCCGCCCCGCCGCTAACGCCTTCTGGCAGATCGTCGTCGGCGATCCGCAACGGGACACCATGTTCGCCTCGGCCGTCTACCAGCGCGGCGCGATGACGCTCCAGATGCTCCGCGAACGCATCGGTGACCCCGCCTTCTTCAAGCTGCTGCCCACCTGGACCAGGCTGCACAAGTACGGCAACGCGAACACCGACGACTTCATCCGGCTCGCGGAGAAGATCAGCGGGCAACAGCTCGACGACCTGTTCCAGACATGGCTCTTCACGACCGGCAAGCCTGTCTTGTAG
- a CDS encoding enhanced serine sensitivity protein SseB: protein MDIPADFPPDFPGGFPAPAHPHSHGGWPGNELEEVLSASLGVPGAGARLVEVLGRSFVWVPLPAGGGPYSGPLDLPTLDIQGQAYVPVFSSEEQFRQVVGAHVSYTVAPAVEFARGLPPQVGIAVNPDGVVGVPLPPPAVAELCRSGRTVLDGVAGGGRVRLYEPNWQEEPVDFLTAASSEFAGTGVVQTARRCLATIETAAPVMFIGVELSPWDPVARTIPMDALGRALTRAASPWPVNLVFLDIAQDPVTDWLRAKVRPFYQHGG, encoded by the coding sequence ATGGACATCCCGGCGGACTTCCCCCCGGACTTTCCCGGGGGCTTCCCCGCACCGGCACACCCCCATTCGCACGGCGGATGGCCCGGCAACGAGCTGGAGGAGGTGCTCTCGGCGTCCCTCGGCGTGCCCGGCGCGGGCGCCCGCCTCGTCGAGGTCCTCGGCCGCAGCTTCGTCTGGGTCCCCCTCCCCGCCGGCGGCGGCCCCTACTCCGGCCCCCTCGACCTGCCCACGCTCGACATCCAGGGCCAGGCGTATGTACCGGTCTTCAGCTCGGAGGAGCAGTTCCGGCAGGTCGTCGGCGCCCATGTGTCGTACACCGTGGCCCCCGCCGTCGAGTTCGCCCGCGGCCTGCCGCCCCAGGTCGGCATCGCCGTGAACCCGGACGGAGTGGTCGGCGTCCCCCTGCCCCCGCCGGCCGTCGCCGAACTCTGCCGCTCCGGCCGCACCGTCCTCGACGGCGTAGCCGGCGGCGGTCGCGTCCGCCTCTACGAGCCCAACTGGCAGGAGGAGCCGGTCGACTTCCTCACCGCCGCCTCGTCGGAGTTCGCGGGCACGGGCGTCGTACAGACGGCCCGCCGCTGCCTGGCGACCATAGAAACGGCCGCCCCCGTCATGTTCATAGGCGTCGAGCTCTCCCCCTGGGACCCGGTGGCCCGCACCATCCCCATGGACGCCCTGGGCAGGGCGCTGACCCGCGCGGCCTCGCCCTGGCCGGTGAACCTGGTCTTCCTGGACATAGCCCAGGACCCGGTGACCGACTGGTTGCGGGCAAAGGTCCGTCCCTTCTATCAACACGGGGGCTGA
- a CDS encoding enhanced serine sensitivity protein SseB C-terminal domain-containing protein, with protein sequence MSASGTAAAGQVEHMLRQVTPGRYDAYEALLRALATPSSGQIWMLLWHGQAGSPDAQYGNMQVDGYGYAPCVTSAQELSVSGWNRSYEVVDGLDVARTLYPDQYGLWLNPHSPGGGVGIPWLDLRRIATGLERQPAGPLRLAEPGIEIPQFYALLSQNAHRTPAIRSLRRAWVQPALGAPYLAIGLDVYDTSPPAVDSVRAMMQQSIGAVPEGLPVSTVAMSDEQDPVVMWLRANARPFYDREAHAVAAPPQTPQAPAAGYGYPPARGRY encoded by the coding sequence GTGAGCGCGTCGGGCACGGCCGCGGCCGGTCAGGTCGAGCACATGCTGCGCCAAGTGACGCCCGGGCGTTACGACGCCTACGAGGCGCTCCTGCGCGCCCTCGCGACCCCCTCCTCCGGCCAGATCTGGATGCTGCTCTGGCACGGCCAGGCCGGCTCTCCCGACGCGCAGTACGGAAACATGCAGGTCGACGGGTACGGCTACGCGCCCTGCGTGACCTCCGCCCAGGAGCTGTCGGTCAGCGGCTGGAACAGGTCGTACGAAGTGGTCGACGGCCTCGACGTGGCCCGCACCCTCTATCCGGACCAGTACGGCCTGTGGCTCAACCCGCACTCCCCGGGCGGCGGCGTCGGCATCCCCTGGCTCGACCTGCGCAGGATCGCGACCGGCCTGGAGCGCCAGCCCGCCGGCCCCCTGCGACTGGCCGAACCCGGCATCGAGATCCCGCAGTTCTACGCCCTCCTCTCGCAGAACGCCCACCGCACCCCGGCGATCCGCTCCCTGCGCCGCGCCTGGGTGCAGCCGGCGCTCGGCGCGCCGTACCTCGCCATCGGGCTGGACGTGTACGACACCTCGCCGCCCGCCGTGGACTCGGTGCGCGCGATGATGCAGCAGTCGATCGGTGCGGTCCCCGAGGGGCTGCCGGTGTCGACGGTCGCCATGTCGGACGAGCAGGACCCGGTCGTCATGTGGCTGCGCGCGAACGCCCGCCCGTTCTACGACCGGGAGGCCCACGCGGTCGCCGCCCCGCCCCAGACCCCGCAGGCTCCGGCCGCGGGATACGGGTATCCGCCCGCGCGGGGACGTTACTGA
- a CDS encoding AAA family ATPase, whose amino-acid sequence MNRTTAYATNSALGLTDALPKQPAAPVREECAARPEPVIRDLRERSGHSPHGLTFGARDLVVVTGLPGSGKSTLMRRAVRATGIDSQNTRDHWDARTPSFLPYAVYRPLVRLAHYAGLRRALRSGAGVVVHDCGTQAWVRGWLAREARRRGGTLHLLLLDVTPGEALEGQRERGRGVSRYAFLRHRQAASRLLRSVEKGNLPEGCGSAVLIDRDAADTLRRIDFAD is encoded by the coding sequence GTGAACAGGACCACGGCGTACGCGACGAACTCGGCCCTCGGACTGACCGACGCGCTGCCCAAGCAGCCGGCCGCCCCCGTCCGGGAGGAGTGCGCTGCGCGCCCGGAACCCGTGATCCGCGATCTGCGGGAGCGCTCGGGCCACAGCCCGCACGGCCTCACCTTCGGCGCCCGCGACCTCGTCGTGGTCACCGGCCTGCCCGGCAGCGGCAAGTCCACGCTGATGCGCCGGGCGGTGCGCGCCACCGGCATCGACTCCCAGAACACCCGCGACCACTGGGACGCCCGTACGCCCTCCTTCCTCCCCTACGCCGTCTACCGCCCCCTCGTCCGCCTCGCCCACTACGCCGGACTGCGCCGCGCCCTGCGGTCGGGCGCCGGAGTCGTCGTGCACGACTGCGGTACGCAGGCCTGGGTGCGCGGCTGGCTGGCCCGCGAGGCCCGCCGCCGGGGCGGCACCCTGCATCTGCTCCTCCTCGACGTCACCCCGGGCGAGGCCCTGGAGGGCCAGCGCGAACGCGGCCGGGGCGTCTCGCGGTACGCGTTCCTGCGCCACCGCCAGGCCGCGTCGCGGCTGCTGCGCTCCGTGGAGAAGGGGAACCTGCCGGAGGGCTGCGGCTCGGCGGTGCTGATCGACCGGGACGCGGCGGACACGCTGCGCAGGATCGACTTCGCAGACTGA
- a CDS encoding ABC transporter permease: MLAYLIRRLFAAAVMLVVIIVVVFCIFFLVPKWAGVDPALSFVGKQADPGAVEAIRVKLGLGDPIYSQVWEFFKGLFAGRTYAAGGDVTQCAAPCFGYSFRSEQAIWPLLTDRFPVTLSLALGAAVLWLVFGVSAGVLSALKRGSLWDRGAMVIALGGVSLPIYFTGLLSLAIFSYGLGWIDAQYVPIEESFTGWLGGMILPWITLAFLYAAMYARITRATMLEILGEDYIRTARAKGLKEQTVIGKHAMRSTMTPILTMLGMDLGALIGGAILTETTFSLPGLGQAVLVGIKNQDLPIILGVTLITSLAVLIANLAVDVLYAVIDPRVRLS, from the coding sequence GTGCTCGCTTACCTCATCAGGCGGCTGTTCGCCGCCGCAGTGATGCTGGTGGTCATCATCGTGGTGGTCTTCTGCATCTTCTTCCTTGTCCCCAAGTGGGCGGGGGTGGACCCCGCCCTGAGCTTCGTGGGCAAGCAGGCCGACCCCGGCGCCGTCGAGGCGATCCGGGTGAAGCTGGGCCTCGGTGACCCGATCTACTCCCAGGTCTGGGAGTTCTTCAAGGGCCTCTTCGCGGGCCGCACCTACGCGGCCGGCGGCGACGTCACCCAGTGCGCCGCGCCGTGCTTCGGCTACTCCTTCCGCAGCGAGCAGGCCATCTGGCCGCTGCTGACCGACCGCTTCCCGGTGACCCTGTCGCTCGCGCTCGGCGCCGCCGTGCTGTGGCTGGTCTTCGGTGTCTCGGCGGGTGTGCTCTCCGCACTCAAGCGGGGCAGCCTGTGGGACCGTGGTGCGATGGTCATCGCCCTCGGCGGTGTCTCGCTTCCCATCTACTTCACCGGTCTGCTCAGCCTGGCGATCTTCTCCTACGGACTGGGCTGGATCGACGCGCAGTACGTGCCCATCGAGGAGAGTTTCACGGGCTGGCTCGGCGGCATGATCCTGCCGTGGATCACCCTCGCCTTCCTGTACGCGGCGATGTACGCCCGGATCACCCGCGCCACGATGCTGGAGATCCTGGGTGAGGACTACATCCGTACCGCGCGGGCGAAGGGCCTCAAGGAACAGACCGTCATCGGCAAGCACGCCATGCGCTCGACGATGACGCCCATCCTGACCATGCTGGGCATGGACCTCGGCGCTCTCATCGGCGGCGCGATCCTGACCGAGACCACGTTCAGTCTTCCCGGACTGGGCCAGGCTGTGCTCGTCGGCATCAAGAACCAGGACCTGCCCATCATTCTGGGTGTCACCCTGATCACCTCTCTCGCGGTGCTCATCGCCAACCTCGCGGTGGATGTCCTGTACGCCGTGATCGACCCCCGAGTGAGGCTGTCATGA
- a CDS encoding ABC transporter substrate-binding protein yields MTTQRTSGRRKQAMAATAVVAALLTTAACGGGGDDDGGTKNGAAGFDAANNKVAQASLVKKGGELKFAASQDADSWDTTRGYYGFMWNFSRYYSRQLVTYKPEPGKAGAQVTPDLANGLAKVSDDGKTYTYTLRDGATWEDGKPVTSQDIKYGIERVWAQDVLSGGPIYLKDVLDPKGEYKGPYKDTSKDKLGLKAIETPDAKTIIFKLPAANSDFEYMLGLTSASPVRQDMDTKSKYGLKPFSSGPYKFESYEPGKDLVLVRNTAWKAASDPVRKAYPDKISIKFFTNANDLDARLIAGDYDLDIGQTGLQAQGRTTALKEHKANVDNPTSGYIRYAVFPQSVKPFDNIHCRNAVIYGADHVSLQTARGGPVAGGDIGTNMLPPSVPGSEGQKYDPYELATKNKSGNVAKAKEELKACGQPNGFKTTIAVRNNRPTEVATATSLQASLKKVGITADIDQYDGAQTSGIIGSPSNVKKKGYGIIIMGWGADFSSVQGFGLPLWDSKYILDSGNNNFGLIKDKAIDGLFDQYNTTLDDAGKAKIATEINHKVMEGGYYLPFVFEKYINWRSNRLANVYTTDGYSGVYDFVNLGLKSTK; encoded by the coding sequence GTGACTACCCAACGCACCTCAGGGCGGCGCAAGCAGGCCATGGCCGCTACCGCTGTGGTCGCCGCGCTGCTGACCACGGCGGCGTGCGGCGGCGGAGGCGATGACGACGGCGGTACGAAGAACGGTGCCGCCGGTTTCGACGCCGCCAACAACAAGGTCGCCCAGGCCTCGCTGGTCAAGAAGGGCGGCGAGCTGAAGTTCGCCGCTTCGCAGGACGCCGACTCGTGGGACACCACGCGTGGTTACTACGGCTTCATGTGGAACTTCTCCCGGTACTACAGCCGCCAGCTCGTCACGTACAAGCCGGAGCCCGGCAAGGCCGGCGCCCAGGTCACCCCCGACCTCGCCAACGGGCTCGCCAAGGTGAGCGACGACGGCAAGACCTACACGTACACGCTGCGTGACGGGGCGACCTGGGAGGACGGCAAGCCGGTCACGTCCCAGGACATCAAGTACGGCATCGAGCGCGTATGGGCGCAGGACGTGCTGTCCGGCGGCCCGATCTACCTGAAGGACGTGCTGGACCCCAAGGGCGAGTACAAGGGTCCCTACAAGGACACGTCCAAGGACAAGCTGGGCCTGAAGGCGATCGAGACGCCGGACGCGAAGACCATCATCTTCAAGCTGCCGGCGGCCAACTCGGACTTCGAGTACATGCTGGGACTCACCTCGGCGTCCCCGGTCCGCCAGGACATGGACACCAAGTCCAAGTACGGTCTGAAGCCGTTCTCCTCCGGTCCGTACAAGTTCGAGTCGTACGAGCCCGGCAAGGACCTGGTACTGGTCCGCAACACCGCGTGGAAGGCCGCCTCGGACCCGGTCCGCAAGGCCTACCCGGACAAGATCTCGATCAAGTTCTTCACCAACGCCAACGACCTGGACGCGCGCCTGATCGCCGGTGACTACGACCTGGACATCGGCCAGACCGGCCTGCAGGCCCAGGGGCGCACCACCGCGCTCAAGGAGCACAAGGCCAACGTGGACAACCCGACCTCGGGTTACATCCGCTACGCCGTCTTCCCGCAGAGCGTGAAGCCGTTCGACAACATCCACTGCCGCAACGCGGTGATCTACGGCGCCGACCACGTGTCGCTGCAGACCGCGCGCGGTGGCCCGGTCGCCGGTGGCGACATCGGCACCAACATGCTCCCGCCGTCCGTTCCGGGTTCCGAGGGCCAGAAGTACGACCCGTACGAGCTCGCCACCAAGAACAAGAGCGGCAACGTCGCCAAGGCCAAGGAAGAGCTGAAGGCCTGCGGTCAGCCGAACGGCTTCAAGACCACCATCGCGGTCCGCAACAACCGCCCGACCGAGGTGGCCACGGCCACGTCCCTGCAGGCGTCGCTGAAGAAGGTCGGCATCACCGCCGACATCGACCAGTACGACGGTGCGCAGACCTCCGGCATCATCGGCAGCCCTTCGAACGTGAAGAAGAAGGGCTACGGCATCATCATCATGGGCTGGGGCGCGGACTTCTCGTCCGTCCAGGGCTTCGGTCTGCCGCTGTGGGACAGCAAGTACATCCTGGACAGCGGTAACAACAACTTCGGCCTGATCAAGGACAAGGCGATCGACGGCCTGTTCGACCAGTACAACACCACGCTGGACGACGCGGGCAAGGCGAAGATCGCCACCGAGATCAACCACAAGGTCATGGAGGGCGGCTACTACCTGCCCTTCGTCTTCGAGAAGTACATCAACTGGCGCTCCAACCGGCTGGCGAACGTCTACACGACCGATGGCTACAGCGGCGTGTACGACTTCGTCAACCTCGGTCTGAAGTCCACGAAGTAA
- a CDS encoding ABC transporter permease yields the protein MTAPLHEPTAETAPSAAEEAALAGADAKAVQGRSLGRIAWERLKRDRLALAGGIVVVLLTLIAVFAPLIAGQDPDAYHENLIDPLFGTPKGALGGISSDHFFGVEPVSGRDIFARIVYGARISLLVGFLSALVAVVLGTVLGILAGFFGGWVDSAISRVMDGLLAFPQLLFIIALVSVMPNEMLGLTGTGVRLFVMILVIGFFGWPYIGRVVRGQTLSLREREYVEAARSLGAGRFYILFKELLPNLVAPIIVYTTMMIPTNILTEAALSFLGVGVKPPTSSWGQMLSAAIDYYDSDPMYMVIPGVAIFITVLAFNLFGDGVRDALDPKGSR from the coding sequence ATGACGGCACCACTGCACGAGCCGACCGCGGAAACGGCCCCGAGTGCGGCCGAGGAAGCGGCGTTGGCCGGCGCCGATGCGAAGGCCGTCCAGGGTCGTTCTCTGGGCCGGATCGCCTGGGAGCGGCTCAAGCGGGACAGGCTCGCACTCGCCGGCGGCATAGTGGTGGTCCTCCTGACCCTGATCGCGGTGTTCGCGCCGCTGATCGCCGGGCAGGACCCCGACGCCTATCACGAGAACCTGATCGACCCGCTCTTCGGTACGCCCAAGGGCGCCCTGGGCGGAATCAGTAGCGACCATTTCTTCGGCGTCGAACCGGTCAGCGGCCGCGACATCTTCGCCCGCATCGTCTACGGCGCCCGGATCTCGCTCCTCGTGGGCTTCCTGTCCGCGCTCGTCGCCGTCGTCCTCGGAACCGTCCTGGGCATCCTGGCCGGCTTCTTCGGCGGCTGGGTGGACTCGGCCATCAGCCGGGTGATGGACGGTCTGCTCGCCTTCCCCCAACTGCTGTTCATCATCGCGCTGGTCTCCGTCATGCCGAACGAGATGCTGGGCCTGACCGGCACGGGCGTACGGCTGTTCGTGATGATCCTGGTCATCGGTTTCTTCGGCTGGCCCTACATCGGGCGCGTGGTGCGCGGCCAGACGCTCTCACTGCGCGAGCGCGAGTACGTCGAGGCGGCCCGCTCCCTCGGTGCCGGGCGGTTCTACATCCTGTTCAAGGAACTGCTGCCCAACCTCGTCGCCCCGATCATCGTGTACACGACGATGATGATTCCCACCAACATCCTCACCGAGGCGGCCCTCAGCTTCCTCGGAGTGGGCGTCAAGCCGCCCACGTCCTCGTGGGGCCAGATGCTCTCGGCCGCGATCGACTACTACGACTCGGACCCCATGTACATGGTGATCCCGGGTGTGGCGATCTTCATCACCGTTCTTGCCTTCAACCTCTTCGGCGACGGCGTGCGTGACGCGCTCGACCCGAAGGGCTCCCGCTGA
- a CDS encoding ABC transporter ATP-binding protein: protein MTELNKSGAAVGEPTTALTAPTAFLEVRDLKVHFPTDDGLVKSVDGLSFQLEKGKTLGIVGESGSGKSVTSLGIMGLHSTGQYGKRKAQVSGEIWLDGTELLSADADYVRKLRGRDMSMIFQDPLSALHPYYTIGHQIVEAYRIHNKVDKKTAKRRAVEMLDRVGIPQPDKRVDSYPHEFSGGMRQRAMIAMSLVNNPELLIADEPTTALDVTVQAQILDLIRDLQTEFGSAVIIITHDLGVVAELADDILVMYGGRCVERGPAEKVFYEPRHPYTWGLLGSMPRLDRDQQERLIPVKGSPPSLINIPSGCAFNPRCPYADVPKDNVTRTVRPELAEVGSRHWAACHMTQEQRERIWTEEIAPKL, encoded by the coding sequence ATGACCGAACTCAACAAGAGCGGAGCGGCCGTGGGCGAGCCCACCACCGCCCTGACGGCTCCGACCGCCTTCCTCGAGGTGCGCGACCTGAAGGTGCACTTCCCGACCGACGACGGCCTGGTCAAGTCCGTCGACGGGCTCAGCTTCCAGCTGGAGAAGGGCAAGACCCTCGGCATCGTGGGCGAGTCGGGCTCCGGCAAGTCGGTCACCTCGCTCGGCATCATGGGCCTGCACAGCACCGGCCAGTACGGCAAGCGCAAGGCGCAGGTGTCCGGCGAGATCTGGCTGGACGGCACGGAGCTGCTGTCCGCCGACGCGGACTACGTGCGCAAGCTGCGCGGCCGTGACATGTCGATGATCTTCCAGGACCCGCTGTCGGCGCTGCACCCGTACTACACGATCGGCCACCAGATCGTGGAGGCGTACCGCATACACAACAAGGTCGACAAGAAGACGGCCAAGCGCCGTGCCGTGGAGATGCTCGACCGGGTCGGCATCCCGCAGCCCGACAAGCGGGTCGACAGTTACCCGCACGAGTTCTCGGGCGGTATGCGGCAGCGCGCGATGATCGCGATGTCGCTGGTCAACAACCCCGAACTGCTCATCGCGGACGAGCCGACGACCGCCCTGGACGTGACCGTCCAGGCGCAGATCCTCGACCTCATCCGTGATCTGCAGACGGAGTTCGGCTCAGCGGTCATCATCATCACCCACGACCTGGGTGTCGTCGCCGAGCTGGCCGACGACATCCTGGTGATGTACGGCGGCCGCTGCGTCGAACGAGGGCCGGCCGAGAAGGTGTTCTACGAGCCGCGGCACCCCTACACCTGGGGTCTGCTCGGTTCGATGCCGCGCCTGGACCGCGACCAGCAGGAGCGCCTCATCCCGGTCAAGGGCTCCCCGCCCTCCCTCATCAACATTCCGTCCGGCTGCGCCTTCAACCCGCGCTGCCCGTACGCGGACGTCCCCAAGGACAACGTCACCCGCACGGTCCGTCCCGAACTGGCCGAGGTCGGCAGTCGGCACTGGGCCGCCTGCCACATGACGCAGGAGCAGCGGGAGCGTATCTGGACCGAAGAGATTGCGCCGAAGCTGTGA
- a CDS encoding ABC transporter ATP-binding protein, which translates to MSEKSEDAAVTNPAQSKGAVLAKDAAPGETLLKVTGLQKHFPIRKGLLQRQVGAVRAVDGIDFEVKSGETLGVVGESGCGKSTMGRLITRLLEPTAGTVEFEGRDITHLGVGGMRPLRRDVQMIFQDPYSSLNPRHTIGTIISAPFRLQGVEPEGGIKKEVQRLLSVVGLNPEHYNRYPHEFSGGQRQRIGIARALALKPKLVVADEPVSALDVSIQAQVVNLMDDLQQELGLTYVIIAHDLSVVRHVSDRIAVMYLGKIVELADRESLYKAPMHPYTKALMSAVPIPDPRRRAAKSERILLQGDVPSPISPPSGCRFHTRCWKATQICTTVEPQLVELKPGQRVACHHPENFEDQAPQDTVLLTVAKEAAALVADEVLAESAETSAAVAAEVAAETAGTETAGTKTAPEEPEADGKE; encoded by the coding sequence GTGAGCGAGAAATCCGAGGACGCGGCAGTGACGAATCCCGCGCAGAGCAAGGGCGCCGTCCTCGCCAAGGACGCCGCTCCCGGCGAGACCTTGCTGAAGGTGACCGGCCTCCAGAAGCACTTCCCGATCCGCAAGGGTCTGCTCCAGCGGCAGGTCGGCGCGGTGCGCGCGGTCGACGGCATCGACTTCGAGGTCAAGTCCGGCGAGACCCTGGGCGTCGTGGGCGAGTCGGGCTGCGGCAAGTCGACGATGGGCCGGCTGATCACGCGGCTGCTCGAACCGACCGCCGGTACGGTCGAGTTCGAGGGCAGGGACATCACACACCTCGGTGTCGGCGGGATGCGCCCGCTGCGCCGCGACGTGCAGATGATCTTCCAGGATCCGTACTCGTCCCTGAACCCGCGGCACACCATCGGCACGATCATCAGCGCTCCCTTCCGGCTCCAGGGTGTCGAGCCCGAGGGCGGCATCAAGAAGGAAGTCCAGCGGCTGCTGTCGGTCGTGGGTCTCAACCCCGAGCACTACAACCGCTACCCGCACGAGTTCTCCGGCGGTCAGCGCCAGCGCATCGGCATCGCCCGCGCGCTGGCCCTGAAGCCGAAGCTGGTCGTGGCGGACGAGCCGGTCTCCGCGCTGGACGTGTCGATCCAGGCCCAGGTCGTCAACCTGATGGACGACCTCCAGCAGGAGCTGGGCCTGACATACGTGATCATCGCGCACGACCTCTCGGTGGTCCGGCACGTCTCCGACCGGATCGCGGTGATGTACCTCGGCAAGATCGTCGAACTGGCCGACCGCGAGTCGCTCTACAAGGCGCCGATGCACCCGTACACCAAGGCGCTGATGTCGGCTGTGCCGATCCCGGACCCGCGGCGCCGGGCGGCGAAGAGCGAGCGCATCCTGCTCCAGGGTGACGTGCCCTCGCCGATCTCACCGCCGAGCGGTTGCCGGTTCCACACCCGGTGCTGGAAGGCGACGCAGATCTGCACGACGGTCGAGCCGCAGCTCGTAGAGCTCAAGCCCGGTCAGCGTGTCGCCTGCCACCACCCGGAGAACTTCGAGGACCAGGCCCCGCAGGACACGGTGCTGCTGACGGTCGCCAAGGAGGCCGCGGCGCTGGTGGCCGACGAGGTACTGGCGGAGTCGGCGGAGACATCGGCGGCGGTGGCGGCGGAGGTGGCGGCCGAGACCGCCGGCACCGAGACCGCCGGTACCAAGACAGCTCCGGAGGAGCCGGAAGCCGACGGTAAAGAATAG